The proteins below are encoded in one region of Arthrobacter sp. CJ23:
- a CDS encoding Hpt domain-containing protein, whose amino-acid sequence MFNSGFSEVNEEAGPGHTGSADHSNGLPTAHLAKLPILDLAEFQLLEDQVDNPLIARTFAGDFAKLWGIRYEILAAAVERGDSAAALDAILSLRTSSTMVGGVRLARLAAQLEEHIRNSDLREAQPLLKDVAECGHRTVQELKDSYVLRNE is encoded by the coding sequence ATGTTCAATTCAGGTTTCAGCGAGGTCAACGAGGAGGCGGGCCCCGGCCATACGGGTTCGGCCGACCATTCCAACGGGCTGCCCACCGCCCATCTTGCCAAGCTTCCGATACTGGACCTCGCAGAATTCCAGCTCCTGGAAGACCAAGTGGACAATCCACTGATTGCACGTACCTTTGCCGGCGACTTCGCGAAGCTGTGGGGGATTCGATACGAAATCCTCGCAGCCGCAGTAGAACGCGGGGACTCGGCCGCAGCCCTCGACGCGATCCTCAGCCTGAGGACCTCGTCCACGATGGTGGGCGGTGTTCGCCTTGCGCGCCTTGCAGCGCAACTGGAAGAACACATCCGGAATAGTGATTTGCGCGAGGCCCAGCCCCTCCTCAAGGACGTTGCAGAATGCGGCCACCGCACGGTCCAGGAGCTAAAGGATAGCTACGTACTCAGGAATGAATGA
- a CDS encoding response regulator transcription factor gives MSEPGVAVVIEDDEDVRNLVDAILKSAGFVVHSAATGREGVEVVRHQHAAVVTLDVGLPDMDGHEVLRQIRQFSDAYVVMLTARRDEPETLTAFLTGADDYVKKPFLPRELRARVTAMMRRPRTEDGLTLPREDHGGVSAASEPARGDLARSGPDNGVITHNGLVLNYKTRTVFLLGSPLTLTRSEFDLLFDLLRVHGEVRTRADLVRAARGDYYDDNSYISEADERAVETHIGNLRRKLREDPQSPRFLQTVRGVGYRLAPRRPD, from the coding sequence ATGAGCGAGCCTGGGGTAGCTGTTGTCATTGAGGATGACGAAGACGTCCGGAATTTGGTTGACGCAATCCTCAAGTCGGCCGGTTTTGTGGTGCACTCCGCCGCAACCGGGCGTGAAGGAGTGGAAGTCGTACGACATCAACACGCCGCGGTGGTAACGCTGGACGTCGGACTTCCAGATATGGACGGCCACGAGGTCCTGCGCCAAATTCGGCAATTCAGCGATGCATATGTAGTGATGTTGACGGCCAGGCGCGACGAACCGGAGACGTTGACGGCGTTCCTCACGGGTGCGGACGACTACGTCAAAAAGCCGTTTCTGCCCCGCGAATTGAGGGCCAGGGTCACTGCCATGATGAGGCGCCCCCGGACAGAGGACGGGCTTACTTTGCCCAGGGAGGACCACGGAGGTGTCTCCGCCGCGAGTGAGCCGGCCCGTGGTGATTTGGCCCGTTCGGGGCCGGACAACGGCGTGATCACGCACAACGGCCTAGTCCTGAACTACAAAACACGGACGGTTTTTCTTCTTGGCTCCCCCCTGACATTGACGAGAAGCGAATTCGACCTGCTCTTCGACTTGCTGCGTGTCCACGGGGAGGTGCGGACCAGGGCCGACCTTGTTCGAGCAGCCCGTGGTGATTACTACGACGATAATTCCTATATCAGCGAGGCCGACGAACGGGCCGTGGAGACCCATATAGGTAATCTTCGCCGAAAGCTTCGTGAAGATCCCCAGTCACCCCGTTTCCTCCAGACCGTCCGAGGAGTGGGGTATCGTCTGGCTCCCAGAAGACCGGACTAG
- a CDS encoding type II secretion system F family protein, whose amino-acid sequence MLLMGMALMLSAILLFGVAVILPKAPGVPMDRRRPYEVGPGSQLTRFAGSAADVLHGVLARRNIRMFGREELENAGLRMSQADFVILVIAGACVGALIGLIVGGPWVAVLFFLPAPLVGRLVIRVLAGKRRAKFDDQLGDTLQLLSGGLRAGHSILRAIDAAANESTSPTSEEMRRIITETSLGRDLQASLNDTADRMRSEDFVWIAQAIQINREVGGNLAEVLDQVNETIRERSEIKGHIKSLAAEGKFSGYILMGLPFGIVIMLMVVNPGYMEPMFTHPLGWGMIASSAILMTIGGLWMRKIIDLKF is encoded by the coding sequence CCATCCTGCTCTTCGGGGTAGCGGTGATCTTGCCCAAAGCCCCTGGGGTTCCTATGGATCGGAGGCGGCCCTACGAAGTGGGCCCTGGCTCGCAGCTCACCCGTTTTGCAGGGTCGGCGGCCGATGTCCTCCATGGCGTCCTGGCGCGTCGCAACATTCGGATGTTCGGCCGGGAAGAACTCGAAAACGCCGGCCTGCGAATGAGCCAAGCGGATTTCGTCATACTCGTGATCGCTGGGGCGTGCGTCGGTGCCTTGATCGGTCTGATTGTCGGCGGGCCCTGGGTGGCTGTTTTGTTCTTTCTCCCGGCACCCCTGGTTGGACGGCTGGTCATCAGGGTCCTGGCGGGCAAAAGGCGAGCAAAATTCGATGACCAGCTCGGTGATACCCTCCAGCTGCTTTCCGGCGGATTGAGGGCCGGCCACAGCATCCTCCGTGCGATCGATGCCGCGGCCAATGAGTCAACCAGTCCGACATCCGAAGAAATGCGCCGCATCATCACGGAGACCAGCCTCGGCAGGGATCTCCAAGCCTCGCTTAACGACACGGCCGACCGAATGCGGAGCGAAGACTTTGTGTGGATAGCCCAGGCAATCCAAATCAACCGTGAGGTGGGAGGAAACCTGGCGGAGGTCCTGGACCAGGTCAACGAAACCATCCGCGAGCGCAGCGAGATCAAAGGCCACATCAAGTCCTTGGCCGCGGAGGGAAAGTTCTCGGGATACATCCTCATGGGGCTTCCGTTCGGCATCGTCATCATGCTCATGGTGGTCAACCCGGGCTACATGGAGCCGATGTTTACGCATCCGCTTGGGTGGGGAATGATCGCGTCGTCAGCCATCCTCATGACCATCGGCGGGCTCTGGATGCGCAAGATCATCGACTTGAAGTTTTGA
- a CDS encoding type II secretion system F family protein — protein sequence MDPLVLLSLLLVPLPLSYLGWSFFSTDRKTQRAVRELLTRGHDVAEVEEQGRTGVLERLGYRLTPGSYAQKLDRLLSLAGRPPSLPLGRVLAAKPGLGLFGALFGLFISSNSPSGIIKLVGIFVVLLGYFIPDLMLYSKGLERQKAMQLELANTMDQMLISVEAGLGFEGAMARAGENGKGPLAEELVRTLQDMQVGRSRRESYLALADRTNVPELRSFVQAVIQADTYGIAISRVLRVQAKVMRVKRRQRAEEKAMKLPVMVLFPLLLFIFPVLFIAILGPAVINAISAFSGG from the coding sequence GTGGATCCCCTTGTCTTGCTGTCGCTCCTCCTGGTGCCGCTGCCCCTTTCCTACCTCGGATGGTCGTTCTTTTCCACGGATCGCAAAACACAACGAGCGGTCCGGGAACTCCTGACGCGGGGCCACGACGTCGCGGAAGTCGAGGAACAGGGCCGAACCGGTGTGCTGGAGCGCCTTGGCTACCGGCTCACCCCCGGAAGCTATGCCCAGAAGCTGGACAGACTTCTATCCTTGGCTGGCCGGCCCCCGTCGCTGCCTTTGGGACGTGTCCTCGCAGCAAAACCCGGGCTCGGTCTATTTGGTGCCCTATTTGGTTTGTTCATCAGCAGCAACAGTCCAAGCGGGATTATCAAGCTAGTCGGGATATTCGTGGTACTGCTGGGATATTTTATTCCGGACCTGATGCTGTACAGCAAGGGACTGGAACGGCAAAAGGCGATGCAGCTGGAGCTCGCCAACACTATGGATCAAATGTTGATTTCGGTCGAGGCGGGCCTGGGATTCGAAGGTGCCATGGCCCGCGCCGGGGAAAACGGAAAGGGGCCGCTGGCCGAGGAACTTGTGCGAACGCTCCAAGACATGCAGGTTGGTCGCAGCCGCCGCGAATCGTACCTCGCGCTGGCCGATCGCACCAACGTCCCGGAACTTCGAAGTTTCGTACAGGCCGTCATCCAGGCAGACACCTACGGAATTGCCATCAGCCGTGTTCTTCGGGTCCAGGCCAAGGTGATGAGGGTGAAGCGTCGCCAGCGCGCCGAAGAGAAGGCGATGAAGCTTCCGGTGATGGTTCTCTTCCCGCTCCTGCTCTTCATCTTCCCCGTTTTGTTCATTGCGATCCTGGGCCCGGCGGTCATCAACGCCATTTCGGCCTTCAGTGGCGGCTGA